A single window of Gossypium arboreum isolate Shixiya-1 chromosome 13, ASM2569848v2, whole genome shotgun sequence DNA harbors:
- the LOC108485255 gene encoding WUSCHEL-related homeobox 2-like codes for MEGGGGGGGGGGGNSRWNPTKEQISMLESLYKQGIRTPSADQIQQITSRLKAYGTIEGKNVFYWFQNHKARQRQKQKQENLAYINRYIHHHHRAQPVFHPPPCTNVVCAGPYFVPQADHHHHLGFYPQCPKVLLPSGSIKRRGRPIGKTGKSLFYNGNAYDHTMVPSPDTENLYTGAFNNGGGSTNHHETLPLFPLHPTGVSEETLMASSSPTGSTSCETTISAGGVDNHESNNEGSGEHRFIDFF; via the exons ATGGAAGGTGGCGGCGGCGGCGGCGGTGGTGGTGGAGGGAATTCACGGTGGAACCCGACGAAGGAGCAAATAAGCATGCTTGAAAGCTTGTACAAGCAAGGGATAAGAACCCCAAGTGCTGATCAGATACAGCAAATAACCAGTAGGCTCAAAGCTTATGGCACCATTGAAGGCAAAAACGTGTTCTATTGGTTCCAAAATCATAAAGCTCGTCAAAGGCAGAAACAAAAGCAAGAGAATTTGGCTTATATCAACCGTtacattcatcatcatcatcgaGCTCAACCTGTTTTTCATCCTCCTCCTTGCACCAATG TTGTTTGTGCTGGTCCATATTTTGTACCACAAGCTGATCATCACCATCATCTAGGCTTTTACCCTCAGTGTCCCAAGGTTCTTCTCCCTAGTGGATCAATTAAAAGAAGAGGCAGGCCTATTGGTAAAACTGGAAAGTCTCTATTTTACAACGGAAATGCTTATGATCATACCATGGTTCCATCACCTGATACTGAAAACTTATACACtggagcattcaacaatggcGGCGGTTCCACTAATCATCACGAGACATTGCCATTGTTTCCATTGCACCCGACTGGTGTTTCCGAAGAGACGTTAATGGCTTCATCATCACCAACTGGTTCAACTTCATGTGAGACGACGATATCTGCTGGTGGTGTTGATAACCATGAAAGTAATAATGAAGGTTCTGGGGAACATCGTTTCATTGATTTCTTCTGA